In the Flavobacterium sp. 90 genome, TAATCGTGGGTGCAATTCCATTAATACGAATTGTGGGAGCCAGTTCTGCGCCAAACGATTTTACAAGACCTTCTACTCCACCTTTTGCTACAGCAATACTGGCATGATAAGGCATTCCGAGTTTTACGGCAACTGTACTAAAAAGAATAATCGACGGATTTGTTCCTTTTTTTAAAGCCGGCAAATAATGCTGTATCACTTTTACAGCGCCAATGACATTGATTTCGAAATCATTTCGAAAATCATCAATACTTAAATTCAAAATAGGTTTCAAATTTATAGATCCGGGACAATAAATAAGAGCATCGATACTTTCAATTTCAGGAAGTGTATCAAGTAAAACATCTGCTTTATAATGAATTAAATTAGGATGCGAAATATCAGGAGCATTTCTGCTAATGTTGTAAACCTGCTTATTTTCTAATTGCTGCAACACTATTGTACTGCCAATTCCTTTGCTTCCTCCAATAACTACTACTTTTTCCATTGTAATATCTTTAAATTAAAAATGCTTTCTAATTGCTCAATATTCACAATCAACTTTAATAAAAAGCTGATTTACAGCTTAAAGATAGTTATTGTTTAACTTTTATGCAATAACATTAAACAAAATAAATTTTAATTAAGTATCTTAGCCTTACAATTATTCCATTTAATAGTTCAAAAAAACTTATTTATATGAATGTAAAACATAGCAACTTTTCTGTAATTGAACTGGATCGTATCATTGAAATGGCTTGGGAAGACAGAACCACATTTGATGCTATAAAATTTCAATTTAATTTATCAGAAGCTGATGTGAAGGTTTTAATGAAAAAAGAATTGAAATTTAGCAGTTATAAACTATGGCGTAAACGTGTAGAGAATTGCAAAACCAAACATTCGGCAAAACGTTCCGTCGAAATAGATCGTTTTAAATGCAGCAGACAACGTGCGATTTCAAACAATAAAATTTCAAAGAGAAGATAATAATCTCTGTTTAACAAAGGCATTGACTTCATTACAACTTAAAAATTGAACAAAAAAGAGATCAATATTATATGGTTCAAACGTGATCTTCGTTTTACAGATCACGAACCTCTTTTTATGGCACAGCAAGAAAATATTCCACTGCTTTTGGTTTATATTTTTGAGCCTTCAATAATGGCGCACGATGATTCGGATGTTCGTCATTGGAGGTTTGTTTATGAATCTTTGAAGGAAATGCAATCTAAGTTAAAGGCAATTGGAGCACAACTTTATTATTTTCATAATGAAGTCGAACCTGTTTTTGAGCAATTATGCAGCATTTATGATGTTAAAACCGTTTTTTCGTATCAGGAAATTGGCAATAAAACCACCTTTGAACGCGATATTTCCATGCAGTCTTTTTTTAATAATCATAAGATTATCTGGAAACAATCACAATTACATGGCGTAATCAGAAAACTGAAATCCAGACAAAATTGGGACGAACGCTGGGAAAAAGTAATGCGTGCAGATCCCAGAATAATTGATCTGAATACGATTAAATTTGAAAGTTTAGATGCTGATTTTTATCTGAATTTAAAAGGAAAAACACTTTCTAAAGAAATTACGGAACGCAATGAAAACTTTCAGCAAGGTGGTGAATATTGGGCTTGGCGTTATTTAAAAAGTTTTGCAGAAGAACGTCACGTAAATTACAGCAAACACATTTCTAAACCTAGTTTAAGCCGAAAAAGCTGTAGCAGACTTTCGCCTTATCTCACCTACGGAAACATCAGTATGAGAATGGTATATCAGTATACCAATCAGTTTTATGAAGCGTCTCCAAACCAAAAAGCGATGCTTAATTTTGTTTCAAGACTGCATTGGCATTGTCATTTTATGCAGAAATTTGAAAGTGATTGCCGTATTGAGTTTGAAAATATCGATCATAGCTTTGATGTACTCATAAAACCTAAAAATGAAATCTATATAAAAGCCTGGCAAGAAGGGAAATCCGGTGTTCCTATTGTTGATGCCTGTATGCGATGTTTAATTGCAACCGGATTCATCAACTTTAGAATGCGTGCTTTGGTAGTTTCCTTTTTTGTTTTTAATCTTTGGCAAGACTGGCGCGATCTTCATTTTTTAGCCCGACAGTTTCTGGATTATGAACCCGGAATTCATTATCCGCAGTTGCAAATGCAGGCGGGCGTTACAGGAACAGGAACAATTAGAATCTATAATCCGATTAAAAATTCTGAAGAACATGACAGCGACGGAATCTTTATTAAAAAATGGATTCCCGAATTAGCCAATATTCCGCCTCACTTACTTCATGAACCGTGGAAATTAGGCTTGATAGATCAGCAATTGTATGAATGTGAAATTGGAAAGGATTATCCGTTTCCGATCGTAGATATTGAAGAAACCAGAAAACATGCAAGCGCCATCATTTGGAACATCAGAAAAAATGGAGAAATTAATATTAAATAAAACTTTCCTCCCGATTACTAAATACGATTATTGCTTTTTGGTTTCAACTACAGGGACATAATATATTGTCAAAACCGTTTCCCATGGTTGAAACCCCGGGCTATATTGAATTATTATTGAGGAATTATCTAAAACCATAGCCTGTGGTTTCAACCACAGGAACACAATATATTACCACAACCGTTTCCCATGGTTGAAACCAGGGACTACATTGAATTATCGAAAAATTATTAGCGCTACAACTTGCAATCAATTGCTTATCTTTTCGAAAACATAAATTATTTTTTAAATAAATTTGCTTAAACGTTTAACTTTATTATATTTGCCCTTCAAGAAAACGTTATAGTGAAAAAAGTTTCCATAAAAGATGTAGCATTAAAAGCGGGTGTGTCTATCGCCTCGGTTTCTTATGTGCTTAATAATAAGCCTAACGGCCGCATTGGAAAAGAAACTGCAGAAAAGGTTATCAAAGCAGCCGAAGAATTAAATTATCGTGCCAACACTGCTGCAAAAAATCTAAAAACACAACGAACCAATATTATCGGATTAATTGTGGCTGATATTGCCAATCCTTATTTCTCGCAAATTGCGCGAATAATTGAAAACGAAGCTACTAAAAAAGGATATACACTTATTATAGGAAGTTCTGACGAAAATAAAGAAAAATTTGAAAGTCTTGTCAGTATGTTTTATCACCGTCAAGCGGAAGGATTAATTATTGCGCCTGTTGAAAATTCAGAAGCTTGTTTGCAAAGATTACAAAAACAAAATATTCCGTTTGTGTTTATAGACCGTTATCTTCCAAAGATTAAGGCAGACAATATTCAGATCAATAATTATGATATTAGTTATAATGTTACGCAGCATCTTATCAAAGAAAAACGAAGCAATATACTTATTGTAGCTTATGATTCAACGCTGGATCATTTGATGCAACGAACTCAGGGTTTTAAAGATGCTTTAGAGAAATACAATATACCGTACAACGCAAATAACATATTGAATATTAACAAGGATCAAATTGATCAGGATATTGATAAAGGCTTCAATACTATATTTCAAGGCAATAACAAACCTGATGCTGTATTTTTTGTAAGTAATAAATTGGCGGTTTCAGGCTTAAAAAAAATCATGAAACTTGGAATTGCTGTACCTACAGATCTTGCAGTTGTGGCTTTTGACGAAACGGAAGCATACGAACTTTTCAGCGTGCCATTATCTTATGTAAGTCAGCCTTTGACCGATATTGGAATTGAAGCAGTTGAACTCCTTCATAATAAAATTAAAGATCCGCTGCTTCCTGTACAAAATATTACTCTCGAAGCTCAAATGCACATTAAAGCCTCTTCAAAAATCAATAATTTATAATAACTTTTTTATTTAGCATTTTGCTTAAACGTTTAATCTAATCTCATATGAAATTACTCATTCCACTTATTACGATACAAAACAGCATACAAGAAATTCAAATGCACTTTAATATTTTCAAAATTTAATAATCTATAATACTTTTTTATTTAAAACTTTGCTTAAACGTTTAACCTAACCACTTATGAAAGAACAAACAACTAAATCGTCCATATATTGCTATGGAGAAGTACTTTGGGATATATTCCCTGACGGAGCACGTGCTGGAGGAGCGCCTTTTAATGTAGCTTACAATTTGATGAGAATGGGAGTCGACGCCCACATGATTAGCCGAATTGGAAATGATAAACTAGGCAGCGATCTTATGAAACAGTTATCTGACTGGAATATCGCTACTGAAAACACTCAAATCGATAATCAATATCCTACCGGAACTGTACTGGCTCATATCGATGAACATAACGAGGCACATTATGACATTACAGAACCTGTTGCATGGGATTTTATTGAATATAGAGACGACCAAATTAATAAAGTAAGTAATGCCGCTGCCTTTGTTTTTGGAAGTCTGATTACCAGAGGAGAAAAATCTCGAAATACACTTTTTCAGCTTTTGGAAATAGCAAAATTTAAAGTTTTTGATGTCAATATCAGACCTCCATTCTTTTCTGTTCCTGTGGTTAAAGAACTTCTTTATAAAGCAGATTTGGTTAAGATGAACAAAGCTGAACTACGTTTGATACTGGACTTTTTAGGAAGAGATTATGTCAATGAAGATGACAGTATTCGCTACATACAAGACGAGTTCAATATAAATGAAGTTCTCATAAGTAAAGGCAGTAAAGGTGCTATTTATTATAATGGTGACGATCATTATCAGGCTTTGGCAGTTCCTGTTAAAATAGCAGATACCGTAGGAAGCGGTGACGCATTTCTGGCAGGATTTCTTTCTAAGAGAATTACCAATTCAAGTCCGGAAGAAATTATGGCGCAAGCCGTTGCATTAGGAGGTTTTATTACTTCTAAAGAAGGCGCTTGTCCTTCTTATACCTTAACGGATTTTAATGCTTTTCGCCAAGATCACAAACTAATTTCTTCTTCAATTTAATTCACTATCTGATGTCACAAGCTAAATTTACAGAGAAAAAATATACTATTACGTTCATATTTGTAACCTCACTATTCCTGTTTTGGGCGATTGCTATTACAATGGGCGATGTACTGAACAAACATTTTCAGAATGTTTTACACATTAGTAAATCAGAATCCGGATTGGTACAATTATCCATTTTTGGCGCTTATGCCGTTATGGGAATTCCGGCTGGTTTGTTCATGAAAAAATACGGCTATAAAAAAGGAGTTTTACTAGGGCTTATTTTATATGCTTTGGGTGCTTTTTTATTCATTCCGGCTGCTCAAAACGAATCATTTTCTTTTTTCAGAGCTGCTTTATTTATACTGGCTTCCGGACTTGCAACTCTTGAAACGGTAGCGCATCCTTTCGTCGCTTCCCTTGGAGACGAACGCACAAGCGACCAGCGAATCAATTTTGCACAATCATTCAATGGTTTAGGTGCTATAATTGGACCTTTGGTAGGTGGTTTTTTCATACTAAATACAAAAGGTGCTGAAGGTCTGGAATCTGTTAAAACACTTTACATGATTATTGGATTTGTAATTCTTGCTATCGCATTGGCTTTTTGGTTTGTAAAAGTACCAACTCTAAAAGATCCGCATGCAGAACAAGCAGAAAACACAACTGATTCCGTAAACCACGATGTAATACCTAATGCGCCATTATATCGTCAGCGTCATTTTATGTGGGCAGTAGCAGCACAGTTCTTCAACATTGGAGCACAAGGCGGAACTTGGGCTTACTTTATTAATTATGGTGTAGAAAAAACAGGTCTTCCTGACAATCAGGTGGCTTATTACTTTTCGCTAAGTATGGCAATGATGATGATTGGACGTTTTATTGGTACATTTTTAATGCGTTACATTGCGCCAAACAAATTATTGGCAGTATATAGCATTTGTAATATGTTACTTTGCGTGATCATTTCACAAAGTTTCGGATGGGTTTCGTTTGGAGCCTTAATCATGCTTAACTTCTTTTTAAGTGTAATGTATCCAACTATTTTCAGTCTGGGATTAAAAAAACTGGGAAATAAAACGGAACAAGCTTCTTCTTTTTTAGTAATGGCAATGTTTGGCGGAGCGGTGTTCCCTCCTATTATGGGATTTGTAGCCAATACAAATATTGCTTATGCTTATCTTTTACCAATAGTTTGTTATGTGGTTATACTTTTATTTGCTGTCAAATATTACAAGCCAAAAACACTTGGATTAGGAGAACTTGCAATAAACAAAAGCAGTATATGATACCTGCTGTTTTTTACAGGTTTATAACATTAACAGTCTTAGTTTTATGCTCTATTTCTGCTAAGAGTCAGATTGTTATCAGTAATAAAAACTTCTCATTTGGTACTACCGGAAGAATCGGATTTGGTTATTCTCCGGATATTGAAGGTCATACAGGTCGCCAATTGAATCTTTTAAATCAGGGTTCTCTTGGCGGAAGAATGGATCAGGGAGATTATCTAGATTTACTGCCGGCCTTTCATTTTATGCCGGTAAATGCCAATAAAGATGAAACGGCTATTGACTTTCAGGTAAGACTTGCTTTTTATTCTTCTAATGGTACATTTTTAGGCAATGTAAATACAGGTTCCACAGATGGTATGATTGTTAGTTTACCGGAAGCATTTGTAGAAGCGCGTAATATTGTTGGAAGTCAATGGAGCGTTTGGGCGGGAGCAAGATATATGCGTTACGATGATGTTCACATAGCCGATTATTTTTATTTTGACGATCACTCTTCACAGGGATTTGGTATAAAATATAAAAAAAGCTCGTTTTCTATGTTTTTTCCGGCTGCTATAGATACTACATCTTCTGGAACGGGAACACCTTATTCTTATTCTAATATTATAACAGGCAATAAATCACTAACCTATCGTCAACGCGAAGTTATGGTTGCCGAACATAGTTTTAATTTATCGAGAAAACATATTGTAAAAATATTGGCAGAATATCACCATGTACCGGCAGTGACTAAAAATGCAACTCCCACCTTTCCATCTGATAATGGTTTTGTGGCAGGTTTTAAAATAAATTCGGAGCTTGAAACCAGAAAGATAGGATCTTTCAATCAGTTTTCTATGCGTTATGGAACCGGAATTGCCAATGGTGGAGACAATGGAAATACTCAAACCTGGCGTACTTTTGGCGCACCGGGAACTGATGACAAAACCTATAAAGGAGCTTATTCTTTTACAATGGTAGAACATCTTATGCTGAATCTTTCTGACAGAATAAGTGTTAATCCGTATGCTGTTTACACGAAAAGTAAAGGAGGCGCTGATACAATGGATAAAGCGCCTGATTTTTATAACCGGGATATTTACAACTATAAAACAGATTTAGCAGTTGGAACAAGAGTCATTTATTACATGACAAATTGGTTTCATCTCGTCTCTGAATTGCATTATACAGCGCGCCAAGATGGTAATAATCCCACAGCTTCAATGGTAAAATTTGCATTAGCGCCCACTATTGTACCAACTGCCGAGCGAAGTCCATGGGCGCGACCGCATTTGAGATTTATTGCCGAAGTTTCCCGTTATAATGATTATGCCAAAAATGCTATGTATTCACCGTTTTTACAACAAGCAGGACAAAAAAGATTCGGAACTTATTTTGGTGTGCGATCTGAATGGTGGGTATTTTAATTTAAAAATAATACAATGAAAATAAAATTTGGAGCTTCTCTCCTATCCTGGATAACACCTCTTTGGAATGCCGAAGCAGGACATTATGCTATAAAAAAAACAGCTCAAACAGGTTTTGACATGATTGAAATCCTTCTGCCTAATAGCATGGATTTTGATACAGAAACAGTTAAAAAACAGCTTAAAGAAAATAATCTTGATGTTGCCTGTTCCTTAAACCTGCCCAAAGAAGCGCATATTCCTTTTTATCCCAAAGAAGCATTAACATTGATTTGTAAAGCATTGGATAAAACCGCTGCTTTGGATGCTACTTTTTTAGGAGGTGTACTTCACGGAGGAATTGGAGTTTTTACAGGAAATCCAATTACAGATAATGAAAAAGAGATTATCGCAGATGTTTGGCAGGAAGCTGCTCAATATGCTCAAAAACTTGGAGTTACTATTGGTATAGAACCCATAAATCGTTATGAAAGCTATTGCTGTAATACTGCAGAAAATGTACTCGAACTCATAGAAAAAACAAATGCAGCAAATCTTGCAGTTCATCTGGATACCTTTCATATGAATATTGAAGAAAGTAATTTTTATGATCCGATTTTAAGTTCCGGAAAATTACTAAAACACATGCACATTACCGAAAGCAATCGTGGAATGCCCGGAGAAGGAAATGTTAATTGGAATGAACTCTTTAAAGCTCTTAAAGAAATTGATTTTGAAGGAAATCTTGTTCTGGAAAATTTTTCATCAGATGTACCAGGAATGCAGCAAGCGGTTTCTTTATGGCAAAAATCTCCGCATAATGCAGAAGAATTGGCTAAAGGAAGTCTTCATTTTCTAAAACAGCATTTGGAAGTCTAACTGTCAGTATTTTCATTAACATCTATTTCAAAAAAGAACTCCAAAATCTTCAGATTTTGGAGTTCTTTTTTGAATTGCATAATTGTTTATAAACCATTTTATTGCAGAAATTAAACCTTATTACATTTATTGTAAAATCATATTTTACATCAATCCCCAACAAGATATAAAAACCAAAATATTAAAGTCTAAAACAGATAAAAAAGCTTTGCCAATTTCAAATAAATAAACCATCGCGGAACTATCCGTACAAATTTTTTATCTCCGACATGACAAAGGTGCTTTGAGTACTCCCTATACTTTCAACTGATCCCAATTTATTAAATACAAAATCCTGATAATGCTTCATGTCTTTGGCAGAAACTTTCATTAAAAAATCGTAATCACCAGAGATATTGTAACATTCCACAACTTCTTCTATTTTCATAATATCACTAACAAACTGATTCCCAATATTACGATCGTGCTGTTTAAGTTTGATATTACAAAAAACAATGAAGCCTCTGTTTAATTTTTCTGCATCAAGCAGGGCAATATATTTTTTAATATAACCGCTGTTTTCTAATCTTTTAATACGCTCAAAAACAGGCGATGCCGAAAGATTTACCATTTTAGCAAGCTCTTTTACAGTGTATTTAGAATTATCGTGTAGTATATTTAATAACTGAAGATCAATATCGTCTATTTGTTCCATAGCTTTTTTTACTTTAAACAGGTTTAATTTATTTCTAAAAAAGAATAAAATTCTTCAAATATAACCAGAAACAACATAAAAATCTTATTTTATAAAAAATAAAAAGACAACATACTGCAAAGTTTATTTTCACAGCATAAAAATCTAAAGCACACTATTTTATGACAGGGAATGTTATAAATAAAATTATACTTCTTTTCGTCGAGCCATACCCTGAGCGATGATACTAGCGGCAATCAATTGCAAGGCATGATAAAGCATGAGTGGCAACAATACGATGCCGGTGATAGTACTGTGCTGAAAAAGTACTTTTGACATAACGGTGCCATGAACCAATGATTTTTTAGACCCGCAGAATAAGACAGTAATACGGTCTTCTTCTGAAAAACCAAGCAAGCGGCTTATTAATCCGACACAAAAGAATACGGCAAAAAACAACGTCATCATCCCTGCAGCGAGTCCAGCAAGTTCAAGAGCGGTGAAGCCTTCAAAAAGATGTTCGGAAAATGACTTGCAAAACGATGTGTAAATAATCGTTAGAATAACTGACTGATCGAAATATTTGAGCTGTTTCTTGTATTTTTCGGCAATGGCGCCTAAACGGGAATTGAGGCTTATGCCAATGATGACAGGTAGCAAGACTTGCAGAATCAACTTTATGACGATTTGAGTGACATCAAAATCGCCTGTCGCAGAAGCTATAAACAGTCCAACCCAGAGCGGCGTAACCACTACTCCAATCAAACTGGAAATACTCGCATTGAAAATAGCTGCGGGAATGTTTCCCTTGGCGATGGAAACCATGACCACAGAAGAGGATACTGTAGACGGTAAAGCTGCCAGAAAAAATACACCAAGCCAAATCAGCTCGAAGCCGTTATTGACAAACAACGGGCGAAATGCCAAAACAATAAGCGGAAAAAATAAAAAGGTTGTCAATTGAACGACAATGTGCATTTTCCAGTTGGAAAGTCCGGCTTTTAGTTTCGCAACACTCAGTCGCATGCCGTAAAACAAGAAAATAAAAGAAACGCCAGCATTGGCAATCTCCTCCAGCGAAACAGGTTCTTTGACCATGCCTGGCTTTGGCAAAAAATAAGCCATCAGAATCATGGTGGCTATCATTAACAGGAAACCGTCGAACCCTGCTTTTTTTAATACTTCTAATAATTTATTCAATGTCTTTTAAATATTATTCCTCCGTGGAGGCACGGATTCCATTATTAATATATTGAGACTAAATCCCAAGTTCTTTGCGTATAATTTCTGCTCCTGCGCTTAAAGCATTTAACTTGCCTCTGGCTATGTTTCGAGATAACGGCGCCATACCGCAGTTTGTAGAAGGGTAAAGATTTTCGGCATCTACAAACTCAAGAGCTTTACGCAGAGTATCAGCTACTTCTTCTGGTGTTTCTATAGTGTTGGTTGCTACATCAATGGCACCGACCATTACTTTTTTACCGCGAACAAGTTCCATTAAATTTAAAGGCACATTGGAGTTGTGACATTCTAAAGACACAATATCAATTTTAGATTTTTGAATTTTCGGAAAAATTTCTTCGTATTGTCGCCACTCTGAGCCTAATGTCTTTTTCCAATCAGTATTTGCCTGTATTCCATAACCATAGCAAATATGAACCGCAGTTTGACAGTGTAAACCTTCAATGGCTCTTTCTAATGCTGCCATTCCCCAATCGTTTACTTCATCAAAGAACACATTAAATGCAGGTTCATCAAACTGGATAATATCTACCCCTGCATCTTGAAGTTCTCTTGCTTCTTCATTGAGTGCTTTCGCAAATTCCCACGCCAATTTTTCCCTGCTTTTATAATGGTCGTCGTACAAGGTATCTACCATTGTCAGCGGACCTGGCAATGCCCATTTTATAGGCTTATTAGTCTGTTTACGTAAAAATTTAGCGTCTTCAACAAAAACTGCTTTTTGACGTGCAACATCACCTACAACCACTGGAACACTCGCGTCATAGCGGTTACGGATTTTTACTGTTTTACGATTTTCAAAATCTACACCGCTTAAATGCTCGATAAAAGTCGTTACAAAATGCTGGCGTGTCTGCTCGCCGTCACAAATGATATCCAGATCTGCCAATTGTTGTTCCTGCAGAGAAATGCGTAAAGCATCTTGTTTTCCTTCAAGTAGCTGATCGCCTTCTAATTTCCATGGTGACCAAAGTTTTTCGGGTGGTGCAAGCCAGGCAGGTTTGGGTAAACTTCCAACAATAGAGGTAGGTAATAATAATTTCTTCATAGTAGTATAATGTTAATGCGTTGTAATCAATTAAAGAGTAAAATTAGCAGACCATTGTTCCAGGAGACTTTTGTAGGGCTTAATGAAATGCTCTTCTGCATATTTACCTTGTTCAATAGCTAATCGGCTGCGCTCTTCACGGTCATAATCCACGCGAGTCAGTGAATAATCTTCGTGTTTAAGAGTAGGTTGATAGATTTTCCCAGCCACTGAATTTGCATTGTAAATTTCAGGGCGATAAATCTTCTGAAAAGTCTCCATCGTACTAATTGAGCTGATTAGTCCAAGATCAGTATAATCAGCAAGCAGATCTCCGGAATGATAAAAAGCCATCGGTGCCACACTATTCGAAGGCATGAAAAAACGAACTTTTAAGCCCATTTTAGAGAAATATTCATCTGTGATAGAATACTGATCCTGCAGATACTCAAAACCCAGAACCGGATGCTGATACTCCGTACGAGTATAAGTTTTGTTACTCGATACACTTAGACAAATGATCGGTGACATCTTAAAATGCTCTTTATAAGTGACTGAATTCACAAAGCACTTATAAAGTTTTCCGTGCAAATCACCAAAATTTTCAGGGATACAAAAATTAGATTTATTTTTATTGTGCTCGATTAATAAAATACTGAAATCATAATCACGAACATAAGACGAAAAATTATTCCCGGCAATACCTTCGATACGCTGGCTAGTCTTGCGGTCAAAAATATTCGTTTTTAAAACTTCAATCAACGGCAAATTGTTAATACCATTCTTATCATCAATACGCATCGTTACTGTGATGATTTCAAGTTCTACAAGGTAACGATCAGCTTTTGGATTATCTAGATGAGCCAATGCATTGAATCGATTGTTAATCATATTTAATGCATTACGTAAGTTTTGTTGGCGATTACCTCCTCTGGCCAGGTTTGCAAAATTGGTTGTCAAACGCGTTTGACTTGACGGGTGATAGTTTTCATCTAAACAAGTGCTCTTTAGTGTGAATGCAAAATCATTCTGGATTGTATTCTGGGTATTTTCAATATCCTGCTTTTCGTTTATTCCCCTATCTTCTTGTATGTTCGCTCTCATCTGATGATAATGTTTAGTTTTTTTACCCTGCAAATTTGAATATAAAAGATTAAATATTTTTATTTGTACGTAAAATCAGTTAATTATTCTTTTATTTAATATCTTAAAAGATTATTAATCTTTAAACAAATATAATAAGGAAGGAAAACAGATAAATATTCTTTAGTGAACTAAGATGATTGATTTGGAGTTTCCGTGAGCACTTCAAAAACTCAAAAAAGAAAACAATATCATCTATATTTGTCAAAATTTAAGATAGACATAGTAATGAATTTGATAGAAAATTTAAAATGGCGCTACGCCACAAAAGCTTACAATAACATTAAAGTAACAGAAGATAAGGTCGATCAGATCTTAGAGGCTATAAATCTTTCAGCATCTTCTTGCGGTCTGCAATCTTACCGTGTTTTTGTTGTAAGCAACCCGGAAATTCAGCAAAAATTAGGTGCTGATTCGTATAATGGACAGATTAGCTCTTGCTCTCATTTGTTGGTTTTTGCTGCATTCACTGACATGTCTTCGACTTACATTGACGATTATATGGCAATGACAGAAAAGCAAAGAGGTCTTGATTCTGGTGCCTTATCAGGATTTAGAAATGGATTGCATTCCTATTTTAACAATATTAACGCAGAACAAAAAGCACTTTGGGCTGCCAAACAGGCTTATATTGCGCTAGGAACTGCACTTATTGCTGCGGCAGAATTGAAAGTGGATGCCACTCCTATCGAAGGATTTAATGCCGCCACTATCGATGCCGTTTTGGGTTTG is a window encoding:
- a CDS encoding bile acid:sodium symporter family protein — translated: MNKLLEVLKKAGFDGFLLMIATMILMAYFLPKPGMVKEPVSLEEIANAGVSFIFLFYGMRLSVAKLKAGLSNWKMHIVVQLTTFLFFPLIVLAFRPLFVNNGFELIWLGVFFLAALPSTVSSSVVMVSIAKGNIPAAIFNASISSLIGVVVTPLWVGLFIASATGDFDVTQIVIKLILQVLLPVIIGISLNSRLGAIAEKYKKQLKYFDQSVILTIIYTSFCKSFSEHLFEGFTALELAGLAAGMMTLFFAVFFCVGLISRLLGFSEEDRITVLFCGSKKSLVHGTVMSKVLFQHSTITGIVLLPLMLYHALQLIAASIIAQGMARRKEV
- a CDS encoding Lrp/AsnC family transcriptional regulator; its protein translation is MEQIDDIDLQLLNILHDNSKYTVKELAKMVNLSASPVFERIKRLENSGYIKKYIALLDAEKLNRGFIVFCNIKLKQHDRNIGNQFVSDIMKIEEVVECYNISGDYDFLMKVSAKDMKHYQDFVFNKLGSVESIGSTQSTFVMSEIKNLYG
- a CDS encoding methionine synthase, producing MKKLLLPTSIVGSLPKPAWLAPPEKLWSPWKLEGDQLLEGKQDALRISLQEQQLADLDIICDGEQTRQHFVTTFIEHLSGVDFENRKTVKIRNRYDASVPVVVGDVARQKAVFVEDAKFLRKQTNKPIKWALPGPLTMVDTLYDDHYKSREKLAWEFAKALNEEARELQDAGVDIIQFDEPAFNVFFDEVNDWGMAALERAIEGLHCQTAVHICYGYGIQANTDWKKTLGSEWRQYEEIFPKIQKSKIDIVSLECHNSNVPLNLMELVRGKKVMVGAIDVATNTIETPEEVADTLRKALEFVDAENLYPSTNCGMAPLSRNIARGKLNALSAGAEIIRKELGI
- a CDS encoding sugar phosphate isomerase/epimerase family protein produces the protein MKIKFGASLLSWITPLWNAEAGHYAIKKTAQTGFDMIEILLPNSMDFDTETVKKQLKENNLDVACSLNLPKEAHIPFYPKEALTLICKALDKTAALDATFLGGVLHGGIGVFTGNPITDNEKEIIADVWQEAAQYAQKLGVTIGIEPINRYESYCCNTAENVLELIEKTNAANLAVHLDTFHMNIEESNFYDPILSSGKLLKHMHITESNRGMPGEGNVNWNELFKALKEIDFEGNLVLENFSSDVPGMQQAVSLWQKSPHNAEELAKGSLHFLKQHLEV
- a CDS encoding nitroreductase family protein, whose protein sequence is MNLIENLKWRYATKAYNNIKVTEDKVDQILEAINLSASSCGLQSYRVFVVSNPEIQQKLGADSYNGQISSCSHLLVFAAFTDMSSTYIDDYMAMTEKQRGLDSGALSGFRNGLHSYFNNINAEQKALWAAKQAYIALGTALIAAAELKVDATPIEGFNAATIDAVLGLKEKGLHSTVILALGYRDSEKDYMAATKKVRLPINEMITKVY
- a CDS encoding DUF1852 domain-containing protein, whose translation is MRANIQEDRGINEKQDIENTQNTIQNDFAFTLKSTCLDENYHPSSQTRLTTNFANLARGGNRQQNLRNALNMINNRFNALAHLDNPKADRYLVELEIITVTMRIDDKNGINNLPLIEVLKTNIFDRKTSQRIEGIAGNNFSSYVRDYDFSILLIEHNKNKSNFCIPENFGDLHGKLYKCFVNSVTYKEHFKMSPIICLSVSSNKTYTRTEYQHPVLGFEYLQDQYSITDEYFSKMGLKVRFFMPSNSVAPMAFYHSGDLLADYTDLGLISSISTMETFQKIYRPEIYNANSVAGKIYQPTLKHEDYSLTRVDYDREERSRLAIEQGKYAEEHFIKPYKSLLEQWSANFTL